In Sardina pilchardus chromosome 8, fSarPil1.1, whole genome shotgun sequence, the genomic window TATaaatgggggcaaaaaacaaaagtgttacttttataagtttgttcagtgtagttacagtgtctgtgtacatgctgtagttaatttgtgtgtgtgtgggggtgtgtgtgtgagagagagagaaatgagaatgcTTTATAGTTCTCTtgtattaagttattgtgcatttgtgcctaccatacacccccaaccccaaagcagagggattgagggtgtatggtaggcgtatctacagtagattgtggcctatacatgaaattagctccctatattaatataaggccttagctatgttaattttagacacctaccaatatgcagcatggtagatatttgacctaagtcttcatatgtgaactttgagtctgtaacaggtcatctaaaagctgttctgattgactaggaccatcttgatatgttagaatcgcttataatcgttttttagggtttccctattcatagggctaaaacaggtagtgcaacccaaaatgtgtaatgttaacattcatattcatattttacacatccaaacatttcacaaaagcatgattttgttagaaaaggggatagggggtgtatggtagtcgtatatctactttgtggcctatacatgaaatgggctcattatatcaatataaggctttgcctatgttaatttaagacacctaccaataagctgcatgatagatatttgacctaagtcttcatatgtgaagtttgagtgtgtaataggtcatttaaaagctgttctgattgactaggaccatcttgatgtgttagaatcgcttataatcggtttttagggtttccctattcatagggctaaaacaggtagtgcaacccaaaatgttcaatgttaacattcatattcatattgtacacatccaaacctttcacaaaagcattaTTTTGTTAGAAAACGGGATAGGGGGTatatggtagtcgtatctactttgtggcctatacatgaaatgggctcattatatcaatatatggCTTTGCcgatgttaatttaagacacctaccaataagcagcatgatagatatttgacctaagtcttcatatgtgaagtttgagtgtgtaataggtcacttaaaagctgttctgattgactaggaccatcttgatgtgttagaatcgcttataatcggtttttagggtttccctattcatagggctaaaacaggtagtgcaacccaaaatgttcaatgttaacatgcatattcatattgtacacatccaaacctttcacaaaagcatgattttgttagaaaagggggtaggcggtgtatggtagtcgaatctactttgtggcctatacatgaaatgggctcattatatcaatataaggctttgcctgtgttcatttaagacacctaccaaaaagcagcatggtagacatttgacctaagtcttcatatatgaagtttgaatgtgtaataggtcacttaaaagctgttctgattgataggaccatcttgatgtgttagaatcgcttataatcggtttttagggtttccctattcatagggctaaaacaggtagtgcatcccaaaattttcaatgttaacattcagattcatattctacacacccagacctttcaaaaaagtatggttttgttgggaggtggggggggtgcacggtaggcctatctagctcgcAGCCTAAATAGTGTGTGCCTGTTCTTTTAAGGGCAGGCACACTTCAGGTGAGACTGAACAAGATGGTGGGAAAGAACCAGACACCCCTCATCCTCCAGCTCCTGGTTCAATGCAGACTGTATGAAATACAAAACGCTTCTACTAGTGGTGAACTAATGCTTCCATTATCCAGCCGCTCTCTAATTATTATCCATTGTGATAATGAATCCCCCCCAAAGTAGtagtactagtagtagtagtagtagttgttgttgttgtagtaataatagtagtattattctatatatatataaatatatatattaaatgaTGATGGAAACtttagttttttaaaaaaaaacaaagcaatctTTATTTTACATATTTATACAGTATGATACGGTGCATTATATTGTGATGACATTCTCTGTGCATCTTCTTTTGCAATTACTGAATTATGTGATTTGTGGTAAAGATTTAAATTACAAGGAACCTGGACAGCAGATGAAATAATCAATGTCCTGAATTGACTTGTTTATACTGGTATTTACACCTTTGACGTGGGTTGAAAcgctctcctctttttctggTTAGAAGAGTGTGTTGTTTGATGTAACGTTGACAAATGTTGATGTAACGTTGAGCAGTTGTGTGGTAGTCAACTCTGGAATGACAGTAGGATTCGCCTTTTTTGCTGTCCTGtgaaaaaacacatttgattaGCTGTTGATAATTCCAATGTATTTTATAAATAATGTATtaattaattataattataattattaatcatttattttgttgatttgtttatttatttatctatcaatTTACTTATGTTCATTGTAAAGTTAAAGATACATTTAAAACACTATTGCCTTACATTTTTGCCAGAGCTTTTTCCATGAACTTCTTGGCGATATCAGACTCTAGATCGATGCACTTTTTCCCACCATTGCCCTTCAGAGTGACACTGCAGAAGCAAACACATGACACAGGTCATTACTCGTCCTCAGTGTGGCCACTGTGGCTGACCAATCAACTGAAAACTTTTTCAGTACTTACATGATCTCTGTGTTTGAACATGAGTggtcaggtgtgtatatgaccAACGTCTGGATCTTTTGTTGGGGAACAAATCTCACTCCTTTACCCTGGCACCGACACCGGCCCTTAGACTCCCGTTGACCTGAAAgatgagtgatggagagaaattATGGCAAAGGCGAATGCTTGAGAAAAGAATACAAGTATAAAATAAGAGTATACAATTCATGAATATTTAGATCTATTTTTGTAACTGCAGTTTAAATATTCTCATACACCCTTACAGGTACATTCACCAAACCAAGCAGACTAAAAGAAACCCATGTGCCTCACCTGTTACGCCAACACAGAGCAGACATGCGAGAAAAGCAAACGCTGTGAAATCTCTTCAGCTCTGCTACTGGTCCTGGTCCTGGTGGAGATGCTATCAGAGTGTGCACAAAAGACAATCACTCTACGCTATATTTATATCCTCAGACGCTgtgctttcttcttctttttcttacgTCTTCTGCTACGTCACTGTATGTGTTCTGGCCGCGTGTGAAGTACCTCAGTTTCACATCTCCAATCCAAGACGTTTCTGAGAAAAGCCACTCATGAGTGGAAACAAGGGCACACAAGTGAAAAGTCATTTAGAGGACTTACAAACGCAGGGTAAGGAGGGTATTCTTTATTAAAGGTTTCTCATTGATGTGTGATGTGGTCAGCATTCTGCTTTTCATGTCACAAaatataacaaaaaaaatcaaaggcAGGAATATAAATTAGGTGCCATGGGAATAGTTCAGGAAAAGCAAATATTGCTGAGAGAATAGACTTGGGATTGACATACTGATGCAAAGCAGGAATATTGCTGACACTCTCTATGAACACAGTGCCCATAAAGCATTATAAACACATTATAGTATAGTGTTATAGTAATCATATTTAACATAAAGCATTAGGATGAAGCCTTTGAAATATCACGATATCATGAAGCTTGAAATATCACAATTCACTATGAAGCTAATTTGGTTGCGtaacataagagtgacatgccactgtcatgaacgtgtcataGACATTATAAACAAGCCATAAATGTTAATGACAATGCTTCTTTCATTAAGTGTCATTTAGTTTTCGatatgacaagttagggttagggttagggataCAGTTAAGGTTAAGATTAGGGCTACTGTCAGGATTAGtgttagggtttagggttagaggttagggttagggttcatgtgtcatgacaatgTCATGGCACTCTTATAGAGGCCATCAAGTCAACGCTTCTTTTACAGTATTCACACAGCCTTATAAACACATTGGTATATGATTATATAGTATTGATAAAACCTCGTAATGTATGACATAAGTCTATATAACTATAGTTATGAGTACACTCAGAATGTGTTATGCTTATGCTGTTATAGCATAAGTCCAGAATCATAATTTTTttataatgttttatttttcaccTCTTGATAATAGCATTGACCATATAGACTTCCATACAAGCTGTAATTGATTCTTATGTATGGATGTGCATTGTCAATGCTATTGTCAAGAGGTGTAGAGATGGTAAACACATCTGTGCAATAATCAGGTTTTATATCACTAGCTTTTCATGTCACAACTATGAGGTGGACCTTGGCAAAGAAGACTAACATTAATACAGATTTTTTACAAATGTGGAGCAAAATTAGAGAGATAAGCCTTTTCTTTGCAGAAGAAAAGCTACATCTCTTAATTTAATTCAGAAAAAATGGTAGTGGAATTAAGTGTTGCCTTTATGTGTGATTAGACTGCACAATTACACAGGCATTACTGACGTGTGCCACGTGTTTGTTCATTGATTGTTACGGGATGGAATATCATTCAGATTAATCTCACAAAAGAATGGTCAATTAATCTTCCCGTGGTTGATATTTCTGAAATATGGGATGCTAAAAAGCCAGCTTTTGCTGTTTTCTCTATATAAAGATTCCAGCACGCGACAAGATTTTGAACAACTACAAAAGAAAAAGCATTCAGTGGTAATGACTTTATATCTCATTCTTATTACTACAAACACATATAGAAGTTCGATCACCCCACAGTCCAATATAGTCTTATTTGGACACATGATATGatatatatgatatgatatgtttgtgttgatctttctcactgtctgtcttttctctatACTCTATGATGCATTCTGCTTGTCTCTCCTTGGTTTTTGAGTCTTATGGTTTTCTGAATTTCATTATAGCAGATATTTCCACATTAGTGGAGATTTAAAAGCCAAGTCACTTACAGCATGATAAGCTAAAGCCTTGAGTATACCACCCTGTCAGTATGACAGACACGTTATGAATATTTTTTGCAACATTTTATTTCCTTCTTCATATTCACAACATAATAGAAATCATGACATATCAGTATATCAGTATTTCAACTTTCAGTGTAGATATCTTTATAAACATCACATTTGaacaaatgtaaacaacatTTCACCAAACAGACACCAGATAGGAACAGGAACACACATCCCAAATATAACAAGCAAATACATATAAAAGTATGGCTGCTCTGAGAGAACACCCATGTTATGAAACAATTAGCTTATAGTTTCCATGTTAGGCTCTTAGAAAGAAAGTGCATTTTCAATATTAGCTGCCTCTAGAATCAGAGAGAGATCCAGTGGAATTTACTGTGCACTCCTGTaagaaatgcaaaacaaattttaattatatattatattataaacaATACAACATCTTAAATGTCATTTTTCTTTTGAATTTGATTGATTGGAGTCATAAAGTCAAACTTGCAATGAAGAAAAGTATTTTACCTCTTTTTGATGGCTCTTTTGACAAAATTTCTGGCAAAAGCGCTCTCTGGATTCAGGCACTTTTGTCCTCCGTTCTCCTTCAGAGTGACACTGAGGACACAGATAGATGTAAACATCAGATACAGACCACCACTAAACTCCATACAGAATCGAGTTATAGCACATGACACTGTGACATGCTTACATGATTTCCATGTTGGGGCATGAGGCAGAAGCAGGAAGAACCTCAAGCCTCTCAATGCGGTTTGGACGGACGGCATTCACTCCTGCACCCAGGCACTTGCATCTTCCCGCAGAATCCCGTTGCCCTGGAGATAAACATGACCACTATGTTACAGGATGCTCAGTTGAGACAGCAATGCTGTATCATCATCACTATCCTCTGTTACACAATGATCACTATTATCACAAATTACATTTCCCTCCACATATTGACACCTCTGGTAAAGTTGACTGAAGACAATACAAATCTTTTGCTGACCTATTCTaatttcacaatgaaaacaatgaagaAAAAACAATATATTCTGAGAAAATATTTGATGTATAATTGTGAAGGCCGCTGTAGCACCTTGTTGAGCAGATGACTGGAGCCCTTACCTCTCACATCTACGAAGAGCAGGACGGCCAGAAGTGCGAGGAGAGCTGCTGACTTCATTGTTGAGATGGGTGATGGTCTGTCTGCTTTCTCAGCTGTTGTATCAGAGGGAGGCAGTGAATCTGTCAAACCGTGGCAAGCGTGCCTGTATTTATTCTGTCAAATCAGGGGTTTCCCCTTAACATTGTATCACATATGTCTCCTCCCTCAGGATGACAGACTTCAAATTTCACATCCTTATTTTTCTTCAGTCTTTTTTCTTGATGGTTGTCACTCAGTTTGTTGTGGTAGGCTatgtgttgtgtatttgtggGTTTCTAAGTTTTCACGTTCACACGTTTTCCATGAATGAAGATGAAAGTGCAACAGATTGTTTCAGAAATCAAATGAAGAGTGGTAATGA contains:
- the LOC134089017 gene encoding C-X-C motif chemokine 11-6-like isoform X3: MNFTAFAFLACLLCVGVTGQRESKGRCRCQGKGVRFVPQQKIQTLVIYTPDHSCSNTEIIVTLKGNGGKKCIDLESDIAKKFMEKALAKMTAKKANPTVIPELTTTQLLNVTSTFVNVTSNNTLF
- the LOC134089018 gene encoding C-X-C motif chemokine 11-1-like gives rise to the protein MKSAALLALLAVLLFVDVRGQRDSAGRCKCLGAGVNAVRPNRIERLEVLPASASCPNMEIIVTLKENGGQKCLNPESAFARNFVKRAIKKRSAQ